CGCCGCCCTGCGGGACCGGATCGACCGGCAACAGGGCGTGGCCGAGTGGTGGGACGACGGAAGAACGGAGCTCTCGCGATGAACAACCGGACGGTGGTCTCGGCAGGACTGGCAGTGGCGGCACTCCTGATCGTGTCCGCGCTACTGGGCGGGTGGGTCGCACTCGTCGTGGTGATCGTGCTGCTCGGCATCGGCGGTGTCGCGCTGGCTGCGGCCTACTCGCGGCCGCGGATCGCGCCGCCCGCACCGGCGCCGGCGGTGATGAGCGCCGAGTACGAGATCAGTGCGGAGCCGCTGCAGACGGCCGACCCGGACTACCGCGCCTTCTTCTCGGCTCAGGTGCACTGCCAGTTCACTGCCGGTCCGGGGGCGCGGGATGCCGCGAGCTGGGCGGTGCGGAGCATCCGTGACCGCGCCGCCGACATCGTGGCTCGCTACCAGCCGGAAGACCTGGCACAGGCCCAGCGCGACCTCGCGGTCGCGGTGGGGCAGGCGCTGGGGGACAGCGCGTCCCGCTGGGCGTGGGCCACACAAGTGACGCTGACTTTGTCCGACGACGACCGCGAGCTCGTGCAGCGCCGCATCGAATTGCGCAAGAAGGTCCGGCAATGGGAGGACGAGCGCGCGCTGGAGAAGGCTTTGCGTGCCTACCTCCGCGACGACGCGCTCGCGACTCCCAGCGACGCCCTGATCTGGTGGCTGGCACAGAACCAGGACCGGGTCGAGGACGCGGTGCGGATGCGCGGTACGTTCGCGCTGCTGTCGTCCGCGGTGCACGAGTCCGCGGTCTCCCCGTACTTCGCGGGCCTCGCGGCAGAGGCGGAACCGTCGGACGACCGGCAGCAAGCCGAGGCTGTCCGGGACGACCGGCCCAGTTCGCCCGCCGATCTCGCCGACCGGTTCGTGCGGGCACTCCACCCGGCGACGGAGGAGAAGCCGGAGCGTGAGCTGCTCCGGGACCGGCTGGCGTCCTTGATGGTCCGGGCCGGGCGGCCGGACCTCGCCGGTTCGCTGCGGGACCTGGGGGAGGGCGACGTGCCGGACAACGTCACCGCGTTGCGGTGAGCCGCGGGGAGGCCGGTCGGGTGAGCGGTCTCCCCGCTACGGCGCGAGGGCCAGCCAGGCCGCCGCGGCGGCGAACTCCACGCCGGCGCCGAGGACGTCCCCGGTGATGCCGCCCAGCCGGGCGGTGCACCGCCACACCACGACGCCCGCGGCGAGGAAGGCCGCGGCGACCGCGACCGGGCCGCGCCACCACGGTAGGCCGGGGGCGAGCGTGGCCAGTCCGGCGGCGACGCCGCACGTGAGGATTGTCCACAGGAGACGAACGCTGCCGGCCACGGTCGCGCCCAGGCCCTCCGGCCGCGCCGAGGGCACGCCGCGGGTGCAGCACAGCGCCAGCACCCACCGGCCGAGCAGCGTGCCCGCGAAGGCGGCGGTGACCCCGTGACCGGCGCCGATCGCGCCCGCTAGCGCTCCACATTGGACGATCAGCACGAGCACGAGCGTGGCGACGCCGGTGGGGCCCGAATCGCCCCGGCGCATGATGTCCAGTGCCCGGGTGCGGTCGAACGAGGCGCCGAGGCCGTCCGCGGTGTCGGCGAGCCCGTCGAGGTGCAGGCCGCGGCTGGCCAGGCCCACCGCGCCGACGGCGAGCCCGGCCACGGCGACCGCCGGTAACCGCAGGGCGTCTCCGGCGAGGACCACCACCCCGGCGAGCACCGCGAGCGGAACCGCTGCCAGCGGGGCCAGCAGCATGGCTCCGGCGGCGACCCGGCGGTCGATGACGCGCGGGGCCGGGGTCGGGAGCGCGGTGAGGGTGCCCACGGCCATCCGCAGCGCGTCGCCGGTCAGCATGGCGGCCGGTCAGGCGAGATCGGCCAGCAGGCCCATGTCCGCGATTACGGCACGCGCCGCGCGCAGCGTGGGGACCGCCTGGACCGCGCCGCTGCCCTCGCCGAGCCGCAGACCCAGGTCCAGGATCGGCGTCAGCCCCAGCGACTTGAGCGCAAACGCTTGCGACGGCTCGGTCGAGCGGTGCCCGGCCAGCCACCACCGCGCCGCGCCGGGCGCGATCTCCGCCGCCACCACCGCGGCCGCTCCGGAGAACACGCCGTCCAGCAGCACCGGCACCCCGCGCACGGCACCCTGCACCAGGAACCCGGCCGTCGCGGCCGCGCACGCGCTGCCCAGCGCGGTGAGCAGCTCGAACGGGTCCGCCACCCGCGCACCGGCCCGCTCGACCGCGGCGCGCACCACCGAAACCTTCCGCGCCCGCCCGGCATCGTCGACACCGGTGCCGGTGCCGACGACGTCCTCCGCCGGCACCCCGAGCGCCGCCGCGACCAGGGCCGCGGCCACGGTCGTGTTGCCGATGCCCATGTCGCCGGGGATCAGGAGGTCCGCACCGTCGTCGACCTCGGCGTCGGCGACCGCGCGGCCCGCCTCGAACGCCCGCCGCGCCTCGCCCGCCGCCAGCGCGTCCTCGACGTCGATCGACCCCGACCCGCGCCGGACCTTCCACGCCCGCACCGCTTCCGGCACGTCGGACAGATCCGCGTCGACCGCGATGTCCAGCACCCGCACACCGGCACCGGCCTCGCGGGCCAGCACGTTCACGCCGCTCTTGCCGGCCAGGAACACCCGCACCATCGCAGCGGTGACCTCGCGCGGATAGGCCGACAGGCGGCTCACGCCGTGATCACCGGCGAAGACCACCACGCGGGGCCGGGTGATCGGCGGCGGCGGAACCTGACCGGACGCGGCGCACAGCCACGCGGCGAGCTCCTCCAGCCTGCCCAGCGCGCCCACCGGTTTGACGAGCGCGTCCAGCCGCTCCAGCGCGGCGGCGTGCGCGGCCGCGCTGGGCACCGGGATGTCGAAACGGGTCACAGCAGAGCCCTTTCGTCGAGGTGCAGGATCCGTCCGGCCACCACCAGCTGCACGCTGTCGGCCTGCGCCGCGACGCGATCGTTGAGCGCCCCCAGCACATCACGGAACAGCCGCCCGGAGGTTGTCGCGGGCACCACACCCATGCCGACCTCGTTGGTCACCGCGACGATCGGCACGTGCGCGACCTGCCAGGCGTCGAGGAACTCCTCCAGCCGTTCGTCCAGCCGCAGCTCCCAGTCCCGTGCGCCCTCCCACGCGCCGACGTCACCGAGCACCCGCGTGACCCAGGTGCCCAGGCAGTCGATCAGCAGCGGGCGGGACGCCTTGCGGACGGTCGTGGCGAGGTCGCCGGTCTCCACCGTGTGCCAGTTCGCCGGTCTGCGGGCGCGGTGCAACGCGATCCGCGCCGCCCAGTCGGGGTCGTCGCCGGTGGGCACCGGGCCGGGCGCGACGTAGACGACTTCGGGATGGCGGGCCATCAGACGCTCGGCGTGGCGCGACTTGCCCGAGCGGACCCCGCCCAGGACCAGCACCTTCGCCTCGTCGTC
The sequence above is a segment of the Amycolatopsis viridis genome. Coding sequences within it:
- a CDS encoding adenosylcobinamide-GDP ribazoletransferase is translated as MLTGDALRMAVGTLTALPTPAPRVIDRRVAAGAMLLAPLAAVPLAVLAGVVVLAGDALRLPAVAVAGLAVGAVGLASRGLHLDGLADTADGLGASFDRTRALDIMRRGDSGPTGVATLVLVLIVQCGALAGAIGAGHGVTAAFAGTLLGRWVLALCCTRGVPSARPEGLGATVAGSVRLLWTILTCGVAAGLATLAPGLPWWRGPVAVAAAFLAAGVVVWRCTARLGGITGDVLGAGVEFAAAAAWLALAP
- the cobT gene encoding nicotinate-nucleotide--dimethylbenzimidazole phosphoribosyltransferase, which codes for MTRFDIPVPSAAAHAAALERLDALVKPVGALGRLEELAAWLCAASGQVPPPPITRPRVVVFAGDHGVSRLSAYPREVTAAMVRVFLAGKSGVNVLAREAGAGVRVLDIAVDADLSDVPEAVRAWKVRRGSGSIDVEDALAAGEARRAFEAGRAVADAEVDDGADLLIPGDMGIGNTTVAAALVAAALGVPAEDVVGTGTGVDDAGRARKVSVVRAAVERAGARVADPFELLTALGSACAAATAGFLVQGAVRGVPVLLDGVFSGAAAVVAAEIAPGAARWWLAGHRSTEPSQAFALKSLGLTPILDLGLRLGEGSGAVQAVPTLRAARAVIADMGLLADLA
- the cobU gene encoding bifunctional adenosylcobinamide kinase/adenosylcobinamide-phosphate guanylyltransferase, with the protein product MTKLTQRLAASLEAAARLLRRYGDDEAKVLVLGGVRSGKSRHAERLMARHPEVVYVAPGPVPTGDDPDWAARIALHRARRPANWHTVETGDLATTVRKASRPLLIDCLGTWVTRVLGDVGAWEGARDWELRLDERLEEFLDAWQVAHVPIVAVTNEVGMGVVPATTSGRLFRDVLGALNDRVAAQADSVQLVVAGRILHLDERALL